A genome region from Primulina eburnea isolate SZY01 chromosome 9, ASM2296580v1, whole genome shotgun sequence includes the following:
- the LOC140841790 gene encoding uncharacterized protein — MVPRSSAREAASTATAIISVPYEKGNLSSLFTNLPNFTSSKSKTIPPKPPERSLVIVKDPKINLNGTLTKFHNMLRMQPPPPISSFNGLLGNVAKGKMYQDLICMHNRMVEANLSPDFIGMNILLNCYCELKMIPLGFSVMGGLLKRGYNPNIVTFTSLIKGLCMGDKIGDAVELLKKIVRMGFHPNVKTWGTLMNGLCKSGNTEIALSLHVELGNGTMFKPSVIYYCCLIDGLCKEGLVEKGKALFLEMEGRGIPGDVVAYSTLIQGFCKMGEWYQAKSLFIEMLDRGIRPDVVTFNVLIDALCKEGKSDEANGFLDLMIQRGEMPDVITFNTLMDGYCLEGRMNTARELFDSMALKGIEQDVSSYNVLINGYCKCHKLNEAMGLFDKMLSKNYQPTTITFNTLLTGLFQEGKVVEAQELYSKLIEFDLSSDSATYCILLNGFCKNHCLGEALQLFRNLEQSGYNLHVRHCNCLLDGLCKANKLESALELFERFSQLGMKPNSFTYSIMIHGFCMDGHLEKANNLFLEMEKNGCDPDVTSFNTLMRGSCENNDAPTVVKLLKKMANKNLLPDAYTTSIVVDLLSKEKNYSEFLNLIPQFPNKH, encoded by the coding sequence ATGGTTCCCAGAAGTTCAGCTCGTGAAGCAGCTTCTACAGCTACTGCTATTATCTCCGTACCTTATGAAAAAGGCAACCTTTCATCACTATTCACCAACCTTCCAAATTTCACCTCTTCAAAATCCAAAACCATACCCCCAAAACCACCTGAAAGATCTCTTGTAATTGTAAAAGACCCGAAAATCAACTTAAATGGTACGCTAACGAAATTCCATAACATGCTCCGTATGCAGCCCCCGCCACCAATTTCATCATTCAACGGGCTCTTGGGAAATGTTGCTAAAGGCAAGATGTATCAAGATTTGATTTGCATGCATAATCGAATGGTTGAAGCTAATTTATCACctgattttattgggatgaaTATTTTGCTTAATTGTTATTGTGAACTGAAAATGATTCCCCTTGGTTTTTCTGTTATGGGTGGACTTTTGAAAAGGGGTTATAATCCAAATATTGTTACTTTTACTTCATTGATTAAAGGGCTGTGTATGGGAGATAAGATTGGTGATGCAGTCGAGTTGTTGAAGAAAATTGTTCGAATGGGTTTTCATCCTAATGTTAAGACGTGGGGTACTTTAATGAATGGGCTATGTAAGAGTGGAAACACAGAGATTGCTCTAAGCTTGCATGTGGAACTTGGGAACGGAACAATGTTCAAGCCCAGTGTGATTTATTATTGTTGTCTTATTGATGGCCTTTGTAAAGAGGGATTGGTGGAAAAAGGTAAAGCGTTATTTCTAGAAATGGAGGGACGAGGAATTCCAGGAGATGTGGTTGCATATTCCACGTTAATTCAAGGTTTCTGTAAGATGGGTGAGTGGTATCAGGCAAAGAGTTTGTTTATTGAGATGTTGGATCGAGGCATCCGTCCCGATGTTGTTACATTTAATGTGTTGATCGATGCACTTTGCAAAGAGGGGAAATCCGATGAAGCAAATGGGTTTTTAGACCTGATGATTCAAAGAGGTGAAATGCCTGATGTTATAACATTTAACACGTTGATGGATGGGTACTGTTTGGAAGGTAGAATGAATACCGCAAGAGAGTTGTTTGATTCTATGGCATTAAAGGGCATTGAACAGGATGTTAGTAGTTACAACGTGTTGATTAATGGCTATTGCAAGTGCCACAAACTGAATGAAGCTATGGGACTTTTCGACAAAATGCTTAGCAAGAATTACCAGCCAACCACAATTACTTTTAACACTCTGTTAACTGGACTTTTTCAGGAAGGTAAAGTTGTGGAGGCACAGGAACTTTATTCTAAGCTGATAGAGTTTGATTTATCATCAGATTCTGCCACTTATTGTATATTATTAAATGGTTTTTGCAAGAATCATTGCCTTGGAGAGGCACTACAGCTGTTCAGGAATCTTGAACAGTCTGGCTATAATCTTCATGTTCGACATTGTAATTGTCTACTTGATGGATTGTGCAAAGCAAATAAGCTTGAGTCCGCTCTTGAGTTGTTTGAGAGATTCAGTCAATTGGGCATGAAGCCGAATTCTTTTACGTATTCCATAATGATTCATGGGTTTTGTATGGATGGCCATCTGGAAAAGGCAAATAATTTGTTTCTGGAGATGGAAAAGAATGGTTGTGATCCGGATGTAACCTCCTTCAATACACTTATGCGAGGATCCTGTGAGAATAATGATGCACCCACCGTGGTGAAGCTTCTCAAAAAAATGGCAAATAAGAATCTTTTACCAGATGCATACACTACATCTATAGTTGTGGACTTATTATCAAAGGAGAAAAATTATTCGGAGTTTCTCAATTTGATTCCTCAATTTCCCAACAAACACTAG
- the LOC140841794 gene encoding kinesin-like protein KIN-7H, protein MFKKESEVGSIHFLDMAALKMLSLTHELATDSSVSRGMKLTRSRSCTASIITTGSASPWFNIVDYNENIPSMGSEREKESFESKIPPINFNSNMKNLSTNYSHCSPENTFNIEIDAPHMEFSTAEGGICCSADMSGKAELPTENETVTNPANDEIEPKVNQSSKKDVKDVGLDPIEGEFKGLSGWPTEFKRLQREIIELWHDCKCLQCLTCTQNLLLLTFSR, encoded by the exons ATGTTCAAGAAAGAGAGTGAAGTTGGATCTATTCATTTTCTTGATATGGCGGCTCTTAAAATGCTATCTTTAACACATGAGCTAGCCACAGATTCATCGGTCTCTAGAggcatgaaattgactagaagtAGAAGCTGCACAGCAAGTATTATTACCACTGGTTCAGCTTCACCTTGGTTCAATATTGTGGACTACAATGAGAATATACCATCAATGGGATCCGAAAGAGAAAAGGAGAGTTTTGAAAGTAAAATACCTCCAATAAATTTTAATTCCAACATGAAAAATTTGTCAACAAACTATTCTCATTGTTCAccagaaaatacttttaatattgagattgatgCCCCACATATGGAGTTTTCGACTGCTGAAGGTGGTATCTGCTGTTCTGCTGACATGAGTGGAAAGGCTGAGCTTCCAACTGAAAATGAGACTGTCACAAATCCA GCTAATGATGAGATTGAACCAAAGGTCAATCAGTCTTCAAAGAAGGATGTCAAGGACGTCGGTTTAGATCCAATCGAAGGTGAATTCAAAGGTCTTTCAGGTTGGCCAACCGAATTCAAAAGGCTCCAAAGAGAAATAATCGAACTTTGGCATGACTGCAAATGTCTGCAATGTCTCACTTGTACACAGAACTTACTTCTTCTTACTTTTTCAAGGTGA
- the LOC140841791 gene encoding F-box protein At5g49610-like gives MNGTSVESEETEPEGEKGEAKGEKEEDEEMKEEEEEAEEMEEEEEDLLIESTQSETKMGSSSMDGNHHSFQRFQLSPFVKKKESKDIQILVKDHVLPFLPAKSLVRFRAVSMEWDRWIQNPFLAHQQTYSFQELSGYFYQANGENVEFLTMDRSAYGVPTPSLGFLPESVTIKSSSNGLLLCVDQNGDNTYYICNPVNKEWKELPRPHYYHRPETAIVLAFEPSALNMDASYQLICPVTFVDPTMICFEVYSSKTRSWTESTAICLELEAGFTLADYGFYIKGTAYWETSSRKVLAFNPTNAIHEIISLPNVCPHGGILTEMNEELCYIGISNTCENDYFVEVYGGLYLNLKYKMKLRLQMALNRYRLLPCLNGNIVMILNGCAIHSYSLKDEKLEVIGSKAGSSEAKYLPYVNSLVSVG, from the exons ATGAATGGTACTTCGGTTGAATCAGAAGAAACTGAGCCAGAAGGAGAGAAGGGAGAGGCAAAAGGAGAGAAAGAGGAAGATGAAGAGATGAAAGAGGAGGAGGAGGAAGCGGAGGAgatggaagaagaagaagaagatttaTTGATTGAAAGTACACAGAGTGAAACCAAAATGGGCTCCTCAAGCATGGATGGAAACCATCACAGT TTTCAACGATTCCAGTTATCTCCattcgtgaagaagaaagaaagcAAGGACATCCAAattcttgtaaaagaccatgTTCTCCCTTTCCTTCCAGCAAAAAGCCTTGTCCGGTTCAGGGCTGTATCAATGGAGTGGGATCGATGGATTCAAAATCCCTTTTTAGCCCATCAGCAAACTTACTCCTTTCAAGAATTATCCGGTTACTTTTATCAAGCAAACGGAGAAAACGTTGAGTTTTTGACCATGGATCGTAGTGCATATGGAGTTCCTACACCTTCCCTCGGTTTCTTGCCTGAATCTGTGACCATTAAAAGCTCCTCTAATGGCTTGCTACTCTGCGTAGATCAAAATGGCGATAATACTTACTACATCTGCAATCCTGTAAATAAAGAGTGGAAAGAACTTCCTCGGCCTCACTATTATCACAGACCTGAAACGGCAATCGTGCTTGCCTTTGAACCATCAGCACTCAACATGGATGCTAGTTATCAGTTGATCTGCCCAGTAACTTTTGTTGACCCGACAATGATTTGCTTTGAAGTATACTCGTCTAAAACAAGATCCTGGACGGAATCAACCGCAATTTGTTTAGAGTTGGAGGCAGGTTTTACTCTAGCAGACTACGGATTCTATATCAAAGGAACGGCTTATTGGGAGACATCCTCAAGGAAAGTGCTGGCTTTTAATCCAACAAATGCGATTCATGAGATTATCTCACTACCTAATGTTTGTCCACACGGAGGAATCTTGACAGAGATGAATGAGGAGCTGTGCTACATTGGGATTTCTAATACCTGTGAGAATGACTACTTTGTTGAGGTCTATGGGGGTCTGTATTTGAACTTGAAGTACAAAATGAAACTGCGTCTTCAAATGGCATTGAACAGATACCGACTTCTCCCGTGTCTAAATGGAAATATCGTGATGATTCTTAATGGGTGTGCTATACACTCTTATAGCTTGAAGGATGAAAAACTTGAAGTGATAGGCTCGAAAGCTGGAAGCTCCGAGGCAAAATATCTGCCTTACGTAAATAGTCTAGTTTCTGTGGGGTAg
- the LOC140841793 gene encoding uncharacterized protein has product MKGGVEEGRINGAGGGGGGGEKTITSTEEMRSGASSMDDAIASSVAVSNQIEQNQNGSSDSPPSKNTDSANTSNGNKAKSCKGCLYYSSRLKADSRNPLCVGLTRSLPNVSRYMVGQSEMEASEEGRSITDFRYGCVGYSLYVDQKEQASNGQGIRAELPVCVGLEVLVDRRVNTAEAASAPTHAHAKEDGNSSPQRRSHKPAHSTGDDFLNRFTRNANLVANGVVKNARKVGNQIKQSLDDIFYPYRRRPK; this is encoded by the exons ATGAAGGGTGGTGTGGAGGAAGGGAGAATCAACggagcaggaggaggaggaggaggaggagagaAGACAATCACGAGCACAGAAGAGATGCGATCGGGGGCATCATCGATGGATGACGCAATTGCTTCTTCTGTTGCAGTTAGCAATCAGATTGAACAAAATCAAAATGGAAGCAGCGACTCGCCGCCATCAAAGAATACTGATTCGGCAAACACCAGTAACGGGAACAAGGCCAAATCTTGCAAGGGCTGCCTTTATTATTCGTCCCGTTTGAAAGCCGATTCTCGCAACCCTCTGTGTGTGGGTCTCACCCGTTCTCTTCCAAATG TGTCCCGATATATGGTTGGACAATCTGAGATGGAAGCTTCCGAAGAGGGTAGGAGCATCACAGATTTTAGATACGGTTGTGTCGGTTATTCTCTTTATGTGGACCAGAAAGAACAAGCCTCCAACGGTCAGGGAATTCGAGCAGAATTACCGGTCTGTGTTGGTCTTGAG GTTTTAGTTGATCGAAGAGTTAATACGGCTGAGGCTGCATCTGCTCCTACTCATGCTCATGCTAAAGAAG ATGGTAATAGTTCGCCACAACGTCGATCTCATAAACCAGCTCATTCAACTGGGGATGATTTCTTGAACAG ATTTACTCGGAACGCGAACCTTGTTGCAAATGGTGTGGTCAAGAACGCTCGCAAAGTAGGGAACCAAATAAAGCAGAGTCTCGACGACATATTTTATCCCTACCGAAGACGACCAAAGTAA